In the genome of Ferrovibrio terrae, the window CTTGATCCGCTCGATTTTCGGACTTGCGGCGGCCGGCAGTGCAGCCCAAAGCAATGAGGAAGCCAGCAGCAGGACGGCAATGACAAACCGGCGCATCGGCGTCTCCCTCAACTCTGGTCTTTCGGCAGCAGATGCCCGGTGACCGAGCGGCGGATGTCCAGGACGTAGCGTGCCGCCGCCAGCACCTGCTCGCGAGTCACGGCATTGACCAGCCTGGGCCAGGCCTCGACATCTTCCACGGTCAGCCCGGTGGTGAGCGCGACGCCGAAGATGCGCGCGGCACCCGACAGGCTGTCGCGCGCATAGATCGTCTCGGCCTGCATGCCCGTCCGCGCCAGGCGCATTTCCTCGTCGGTGACGCCATTGGCCAGCAGGTCGGCGATCACCTTGTCGAGCGCGGCCTCCACCTCGTCCAGCTTGTGGCCGTTCTTGGGTGAGGCGGCGAAGCCGAAGGTGCTCTGGTCGAGCGACATCAAGCTGTACCAGGCGCCGGCGGAAACGGCGGAACCGTCACCCTTCACCAGGGAATTGTGCAGGCGGCCGGTCGGCGCATTGAGGATTTCCGCCAGCATGGCAAGCGGCACGGCATGCTGCTTCTCGCCGGCTGAACGGCTCGGCGCCAGATAGCTGCGCCGCATTGAGGGCTGCGCAACGCGGGCATCCGACATGCTGAGACGACGCGCGGCCAGTTGGTTCGGTTCCTGCGGCCGGAAGCGTGGCGGGATCGGACGCATCGGGATCAGGCCGTAATATTTCTCGGCCAGTGCCTTCAGTTCGGCCGGACGCACATCACCGGCCACGATCAGGATGGCGTTGTTCGGCGCATAATGGCTGCGATAAAAGGTCATCGCGTCGTTCAGCGTCAGCCGCTGGATTTCCGCCGGCCAGCCGATCACCGGGCGTCCATAGGGATGACTGAGATACTGCGCGGCATCCAGCTGCTCGCCGAACAGCGCGCCGGGATTGTTGTCGGTGCGGCTGAGCCGCTCCTCCATCACCACCTGCAGCTCCGGTTTGGCGTCGGACTCCTTCGGCGCGAGCTGGCTCATGCGATCCGCTTCCATGCTCATCATCAGTTCGAGCCGGTCGCGCGCGATGGTCTGGAAATAACCGGTATAGTCGGACGAGGTGAAGGCGTTATCGCGACCGCCTTCACGCGCCACGATCTTGGAATACTCGCCCGGCAGCACATTCGGCGTGCCCTTGAACATCAGATGTTCGAGATAATGCGCGACACCCGACACGCCAGGCTGTTCGTCGGCGGCGCCGACACGATACCAGACCATGTGATGCACGATCGGCGCCCGGTGATCCTCGATCAGGATCACCTGCATGCCGTTGCCGAGCATGAACTGCGTCGGGTTGAACACCTGGGCCCGGCTGTCGGCGGCCATGCCCGCGAGACAAACGATGGCGGACAGGGCAGCGATCAGGCGTTTCGGCACAGGCAGCTCCGTCGGCTAAAGGACTCCGTCAGAAGATTCCCTCAAGCGGGCCGCGCTCGCGCCGCTTGATGGTCGGGATGGTCCCGGCGCTGAGCGGCTTGCCAGTGGCGGCATTCTCGCGCAGGCGCTGGGCTTCCTTGGCCGGATCGATGGCCAGGCCAGGTTCCGTCGGTCCCTGCCAGAACATCAGGCGGTCAACGAAGCGGCTGTCGCGTTCGGCCAGCTGGGTGAATTCGTCATTCACCTTGCGGCGGATATCGGGATCGACGTTGCCGGCGCGCGCCTGCTGCAACAGGGCCTGCTCACCGGCCGAGCGCGCCGTGGCATTCGGGCCACCAGTACGGCTGAGCGGCGTGATCTGACCGGCGGCATCGGTGCTGGCGCCGCCAAAGGCCGCAGCGGCGCGATCGCGCGCGGGCACTTCCTGCGGACGCGCGGCACCCGGCTCGGGCGGACGCAAGCCGAATTCCGGCGGCAGCACCAGCGGCGCCTTGGTCACGACGACGAATTCATCGGGGGATTTCTTGGTGATGCCGAGCGCATCGCGCGTGCTGTCGCACCCGGCGAGTGCCAGGCTGCCGACGGCGAGCGCGGTGAGGCTGAGCAGCCGCAGTGCGGGCAACCGCAGATGTCGGCCGGCAAGATTCGGTCGACGCATGGAAACAGTCCCTTCTTGAACGCGAGGCGCGAGACCAACTCACACGAGGCCGGGGATTTTAGCCTTGGCACCGGCGGCGGCACAAGGGCGGCAGGCTGGCGCAGATACTCCGAAACGGCCCGGATTTCCGCGCCCGGAGCAGCCCGTTCACGCCGATATGTGCCGTGAGCGGATCAGCCTGTCGCCGATGCCCGGCCGGGCAGGCGCACTGTGGCGGCGGTGCCAGCCGATTCGCTGCTTTCGATCGACAGGCTGCCACCATGCAACTCGACGAATTTCCGGCTGATCGCCAGCCCCAGGCCGGTGCCCTCGCTGCGCCGGCGGATATTCGGATCGCCCTGCCAGAAAGGCTCGAAGATGCGGGACAGGTCTTCCGGGCGGATGCCAACACCGGTATCGCGCACCCGGATGGTCAAATGGCCATCGCTGTCCTGGTTGCCGGTGACATAGATGGCGCCGCCCTGCGGCGTGAACTTGATGGCATTGGACAGCAGGTTGAGCAGCACCTGCTTGATCGCCCGCGCATCGATGCGTACCGGCGGCAGGTCGGCAGGGAACTCGTCGATCAGGTCGAGATCGGCATCCTGCGCCCTGCCCTTGACGATGGTGATGCAGTCGCCGACCACCGTGGTCAGGTCGACATCTTCGAGCGACAGTTCATAGCGCCCGGCCTCGATCTTCGACATGTCGAGAATATCGTTGATGACATGCAGCAGATGCCGCGCGCTCATCACGATATCCTCGGCATAATCGAAATACCGGTCGGAATTGGCGCCCCACATGCGCAGCGTGATCACCTCGGCGAAGCCGATGATGGCATTCAGCGGCGTGCGCAGCTCGTGACTCATATTGGCGAGGAATTCCGACTTGGCGCGGTTGGCGGCGATGGCGTGTTCGCGCTCGCGGGCATAGGACGAGGCCAGCCGTTCCAGATCTTCGGCCTGAGCACGCAGGCGGGAATTCGCCTCATCCAGCGCCTTCTCGGCCAGCTTGCGCTCCGAAATGTCGAGCGCAATGGAAATGATGCCGGTGACCGCACCCTGGGCATCGAACAGCGGCACCTTGCTTTCCAGCATGGTCAGATGTGGCGCATCCGCCATCTGATAGGTACGTTCGATATTCAGCACCGGCTGACGGCTGGCGATCATCGCCTGTTCGTTTTCTTCGCTGAATTGCACGAAGGCTTCGCGGTGCTCGGGCTGGATGCCCGGCAGCGGCAACTCGCTCAGATGCCGACCGATGATCTCCTCCGCCGGCAGGCCGAATACATCGGAGCAGCGACTGTTCACCAGCATGTAGCGGCCGTCGGCATCTTTCAGCGTCACCGGGGCCGGAATGGCATCCAGCACCACGCGCAGCATTTCGCGGTTGCGTTCCACTTCTGACAGGTATTCTCCGCTGGCGCCGAGAATGGCGTTGACACGGTCGGTCAGCAGGCCGAATTCGTCGCGCTCATGCCCCTTCGGCGCCGTGATGGCGGTTTCTTTCGGCCGGCGCGGATCGGCGCGGTCGATCTGCGCCACCAGATTGAGCAGCGGCCGGGTCAGCGTGAAATAGAACAGCACCGCCAGAATGAGCGCGAGCACGAAGTTGCGCACCAGACCGGTGACGATCACCACGCCGGTGCGATTGATCACGCTGCGGGCCAGCAGCGTGCCGTCGACATGCACACGCATCTCGCCGACCAGATCGCGATCGCGTGGCCCGAAGAGCGGGCGCACCAGTATCTCTTCCGTCTCGGGCAGCAGGAAAACCAGCACGCGCGTCACCAGCGACGTATCCATGGGGGCTTCGACGCTGCCCTGGTCGCGCTCCTGCAGCGCCATGCGGCGGCCGTAATTGTCGTAGATCTCGGCGCGCCAGACCGGCTGATACAGCAAAAGCCCGCTGACGACGCGCGCGGCCAGCTGTTCATCGAGGGCATATGCTGCCTGAGACGCCGCGTCGTTCAGCATGTCCATCACCTGCGCGACGGTGGCTTCACGCTGCGTGACTTCGTTGCGGATATCGAGAACGAGCTGGAAGAGGCTGGAGACAAAGCCAAGCACCAGCGCCGCGATGACCGTGACCTTGACCTGGCGGGCGGAAAGACGGTGACGCGCGGAGCGTCGTGCGGGTACCGGCGCGGTCATGCCCAACCTGCAACGCGAAGTTTGCCTTCGATGCGCAGTTGGGGGGCAGCCGTCGGCGCGGCAGAAAGCTGGCCGCTGTGCGTCATCCCCCCTGCCCCGGACCGGTCTTGCCGTCCGGTCCACCCCGACCGAAGCATTCGCCTCTCGCCCCACGCCTCATCTTCAGGGGTGATGCTGCCACCATTCGTGTTCGGGCGCAACGAATCGGCAGAGCAACCACCGAAAGTGGTAATCAGGACTCTCGGGCGTCCTAATCTGCCGTTTTCTGGGGCCGGAAGCCGTCCGCCAGCAAAAGCAGCACGCCCACGACAATGGCGCAGTCCGCCACATTGAAGGCCGGCCAATGCCAGCCGAATGCGTGAAAGTCGAGGAAGTCGAACACGGCGCCGAAGCGGTAGCGGTCGATCACATTTCCGATAGCGCCGCCGATGATCATGCCGAGCGCCACAGCCACCAGCCGGGAATGCGCGCGCCACAGCCACCAGAGCAGCCACACCGTCACCACGAAGGACACCGCGATCAGCGTCCAG includes:
- a CDS encoding DUF3035 domain-containing protein; the protein is MRRPNLAGRHLRLPALRLLSLTALAVGSLALAGCDSTRDALGITKKSPDEFVVVTKAPLVLPPEFGLRPPEPGAARPQEVPARDRAAAAFGGASTDAAGQITPLSRTGGPNATARSAGEQALLQQARAGNVDPDIRRKVNDEFTQLAERDSRFVDRLMFWQGPTEPGLAIDPAKEAQRLRENAATGKPLSAGTIPTIKRRERGPLEGIF
- a CDS encoding M16 family metallopeptidase, with translation MPKRLIAALSAIVCLAGMAADSRAQVFNPTQFMLGNGMQVILIEDHRAPIVHHMVWYRVGAADEQPGVSGVAHYLEHLMFKGTPNVLPGEYSKIVAREGGRDNAFTSSDYTGYFQTIARDRLELMMSMEADRMSQLAPKESDAKPELQVVMEERLSRTDNNPGALFGEQLDAAQYLSHPYGRPVIGWPAEIQRLTLNDAMTFYRSHYAPNNAILIVAGDVRPAELKALAEKYYGLIPMRPIPPRFRPQEPNQLAARRLSMSDARVAQPSMRRSYLAPSRSAGEKQHAVPLAMLAEILNAPTGRLHNSLVKGDGSAVSAGAWYSLMSLDQSTFGFAASPKNGHKLDEVEAALDKVIADLLANGVTDEEMRLARTGMQAETIYARDSLSGAARIFGVALTTGLTVEDVEAWPRLVNAVTREQVLAAARYVLDIRRSVTGHLLPKDQS
- a CDS encoding PAS domain-containing sensor histidine kinase; amino-acid sequence: MTAPVPARRSARHRLSARQVKVTVIAALVLGFVSSLFQLVLDIRNEVTQREATVAQVMDMLNDAASQAAYALDEQLAARVVSGLLLYQPVWRAEIYDNYGRRMALQERDQGSVEAPMDTSLVTRVLVFLLPETEEILVRPLFGPRDRDLVGEMRVHVDGTLLARSVINRTGVVIVTGLVRNFVLALILAVLFYFTLTRPLLNLVAQIDRADPRRPKETAITAPKGHERDEFGLLTDRVNAILGASGEYLSEVERNREMLRVVLDAIPAPVTLKDADGRYMLVNSRCSDVFGLPAEEIIGRHLSELPLPGIQPEHREAFVQFSEENEQAMIASRQPVLNIERTYQMADAPHLTMLESKVPLFDAQGAVTGIISIALDISERKLAEKALDEANSRLRAQAEDLERLASSYAREREHAIAANRAKSEFLANMSHELRTPLNAIIGFAEVITLRMWGANSDRYFDYAEDIVMSARHLLHVINDILDMSKIEAGRYELSLEDVDLTTVVGDCITIVKGRAQDADLDLIDEFPADLPPVRIDARAIKQVLLNLLSNAIKFTPQGGAIYVTGNQDSDGHLTIRVRDTGVGIRPEDLSRIFEPFWQGDPNIRRRSEGTGLGLAISRKFVELHGGSLSIESSESAGTAATVRLPGRASATG
- the lspA gene encoding signal peptidase II, which produces MSRTFRLGLLIALGIFVADQISKVYFLDLMQQNPTGITVTPFFNLVMVWNTGVSFGMFSEDSAGRSWTLIAVSFVVTVWLLWWLWRAHSRLVAVALGMIIGGAIGNVIDRYRFGAVFDFLDFHAFGWHWPAFNVADCAIVVGVLLLLADGFRPQKTAD